Proteins encoded together in one Triticum dicoccoides isolate Atlit2015 ecotype Zavitan chromosome 7B, WEW_v2.0, whole genome shotgun sequence window:
- the LOC119338978 gene encoding protein trichome birefringence-like 37 — MGKEDLALTLLRARFRHGCALAAIVALAAAAAVPSVVDGSSSCDLFQGRWIADASYPLYDAASCPFVPDVFDCRRNGRPDATYLKFRWSPAACRLPRFDGLSFLEAWRGKTVMFVGDSLSMNQWVSLACMLHAAAPDPARVSSTTGDPVSSVRFEDYDLSVVLYFSRFLVDVVQEDVGRVLKLDSMQGAESWRGAHLLVFNTWHWWTYKGASQVWDCMQEGNTTYNDMDRLAAFSKGLATWASWVDANVDASLTRVIYQGVSPSHYTSKEQESDGAAPATGGCFQQTRPRQVATDGDERVFPEQVVVRGLIASMSTPVSLLDITSLSQLRIDAHPSVYGGPGRDGMDCTHWCIAGLPDAWNHILYAMLLQGT, encoded by the exons ATGGGCAAGGAGGACCTGGCGCTGACTCTGCTGCGTGCCAGGTTCCGCCATGGCTGCGCGCTGGCGGCCATCGTAGCGCTTGCCGCGGCGGCGGCTGTGCCGAGCGTGGTTGATGGGTCGTCGTCGTGCGACCTGTTCCAGGGGAGATGGATCGCCGACGCGTCGTACCCTCTGTACGACGCGGCGAGCTGCCCCTTCGTGCCCGACGTCTTCGACTGCCGCCGCAACGGCCGCCCGGACGCCACCTACCTCAAGTTCCGGTGGAGCCCCGCCGCTTGCCGCCTCCCAAG GTTCGACGGGCTGAGCTTCCTGGAGGCGTGGCGCGGGAAGACGGTGATGTTCGTGGGGGACTCGCTGAGCATGAACCAGTGGGTCTCCCTCGCCTGCATGCTCCACGCAGCCGCGCCCGATCCCGCCCGCGTCTCCTCCACCACCGGCGACCCCGTCTCCTCCGTCCGCTTCGAGGACTACGACCTGTCGGTGGTGCTCTACTTCAGCAGGTTCCTGGTGGACGTGGTGCAGGAGGACGTCGGCCGCGTCCTCAAGCTGGATTCGATGCAGGGCGCGGAGTCCTGGCGCGGCGCCCACCTGCTCGTCTTCAACACGTGGCACTGGTGGACCTACAAGGGCGCCAGCCAAGT GTGGGACTGCATGCAGGAGGGAAACACGACGTACAATGACATGGACCGGCTCGCCGCCTTCTCCAAAGGCCTCGCCACATGGGCAAGCTGGGTCGACGCCAACGTCGACGCATCGCTCACTAGGGTCATCTACCAAGGCGTCTCCCCAAGCCACTACAC GTCCAAGGAGCAGGAGAGcgacggggcggcgccggcgacagGGGGCTGTTTCCAGCAGACACGGCCGCGGCAGGTGGCCACGGACGGGGACGAGAGGGTGTTCCCGGAGCAGGTCGTCGTGCGGGGTCTGATCGCGTCCATGTCGACGCCGGTGTCCCTGCTGGACATCACGTCGCTCTCGCAGCTCAGGATCGACGCGCACCCGTCGGTGTACGGCGGGCCTGGCCGGGACGGCATGGACTGCACGCACTGGTGCATCGCCGGCCTGCCGGACGCGTGGAACCACATCCTCTACGCGATGCTGCTGCAGGGCACATGA